The Sediminispirochaeta smaragdinae DSM 11293 genome has a segment encoding these proteins:
- a CDS encoding ABC transporter permease has protein sequence MFWQLIFSSSFLFSVLRVSTPIVFAALGALISDRAGIVNIGLEGIMLTAALGGVIGSAYTGSAALGLFFAVLSGLLFSAILAWFTLKMKTDVILGGIALNLFASGGTIFFLSILTGEKGTSSSLPSKVLPDITLPLIARIPVLGDILSGHNLLTYVCILSVVGLWYLMNHTPLGYWIRAVGENHHAAESVGIDIFRIRFAALLMSGLFAALGGAFLSMGYVSWFSRDMSAGRGWIALAAEAMGGGLVVRTTITAAFFGLADALANTLQTINLPSELVKTIPYLGTIIGLALYAVRRSRREQKKGRS, from the coding sequence ATGTTTTGGCAGCTCATTTTCTCATCAAGCTTTCTCTTTTCGGTCCTGCGGGTAAGCACACCGATCGTCTTTGCCGCTCTCGGTGCACTGATCTCGGATCGTGCGGGAATCGTCAATATCGGACTGGAGGGTATTATGCTTACCGCCGCCCTCGGCGGCGTTATCGGAAGCGCCTATACCGGGAGTGCCGCCCTCGGCCTTTTTTTTGCCGTTCTCTCCGGGCTGCTGTTTTCGGCAATTCTTGCCTGGTTTACCCTCAAAATGAAAACAGATGTCATTCTCGGCGGTATCGCCCTGAATCTCTTTGCCTCGGGAGGGACCATCTTTTTCCTTTCCATCCTGACTGGAGAAAAAGGCACCTCCTCTTCCCTACCGAGCAAGGTGCTGCCGGATATAACATTGCCTCTCATCGCTCGCATCCCCGTTCTCGGAGATATTCTTTCGGGGCATAACCTGTTGACCTACGTTTGCATACTTTCTGTTGTGGGGCTCTGGTACCTTATGAACCACACCCCTCTGGGCTACTGGATCAGGGCCGTAGGGGAAAACCACCATGCGGCAGAATCCGTCGGTATCGATATTTTCAGGATCCGCTTTGCGGCCCTTTTGATGAGCGGGCTCTTTGCCGCTCTCGGCGGGGCCTTCCTCTCCATGGGCTATGTCTCCTGGTTTTCTCGTGACATGTCGGCCGGACGGGGGTGGATCGCCCTGGCCGCCGAAGCAATGGGGGGCGGTTTGGTGGTACGCACTACCATAACGGCCGCTTTCTTCGGCCTTGCCGATGCCCTTGCAAACACCCTGCAGACCATCAATCTGCCCTCTGAATTGGTAAAAACCATCCCGTATCTCGGCACCATCATCGGACTTGCCCTCTATGCGGTGAGGCGAAGCAGAAGAGAGCAAAAGAAGGGGCGGTCATGA
- a CDS encoding FAD-dependent oxidoreductase → MRRSVRSVFFMVVTIISLLMLQSCTKELEALSYKPGTYTAEAQGHNGPVRVEVTCSESKIDSIKVVSHSETEGITDTVFSTIPEEIVKTQSLDVDGVSGATVAGNALIAAVADAVRQAGGDPEKLQGKGHEATGNGTGPEEKMSCDVVVVGAGGAGLAAANAAIEAGYDVVLLEKLSYTGGGFTYVEGVFGVNSPIQKKAGVDLSVETLFKESMDFHHWLPNASLLKAFYNNAGDSITWLMDRGVKFRGVITANPPDGNIAWHLFDGGKAGRLAVKNLTERIEKSPNGTILYETPGKALIIRDGKVCGVSAVKKDGGRLSVEARAVILATGGFSSNQALKEQYLRYPGYLNVGAGGREGDGLKMLSQVHADLVGMSAVLGAGLVMPIPISQQMGPDTRYPDILGAVYNEGLLTLSRQGRRFMNERLPIEYRSNATEQVGGTAFVVFDQKTVDEFIEQGQRFGFGIPRKLPKLQEGIDKALAEKNDWMFSADSLEGLSKQTGMPLENLKKSVADMNGYAAQGQDPEFYMEKKALFSIKEAPYYAVRVVLGMYATVGGSKVTEGLQVIDTDGNVVPGLYAIGLDAGGLYGDTYDMRIANGAASGFSVTSARLAVRDIQRWLKK, encoded by the coding sequence ATGAGGAGAAGCGTGAGAAGTGTTTTTTTCATGGTTGTAACAATCATCAGCCTGTTGATGCTGCAATCATGCACAAAGGAACTTGAAGCCCTAAGCTATAAGCCCGGAACCTATACTGCGGAGGCTCAAGGACACAACGGCCCTGTTCGGGTTGAGGTGACATGTAGTGAATCAAAGATAGATTCCATAAAGGTTGTCAGCCATAGTGAAACGGAAGGGATCACCGATACGGTGTTTTCGACGATTCCGGAAGAGATCGTCAAGACGCAAAGCCTTGATGTGGATGGGGTTTCCGGTGCAACGGTGGCCGGCAATGCCCTTATTGCGGCGGTTGCCGATGCGGTGCGCCAGGCCGGAGGCGACCCTGAGAAGTTGCAAGGAAAGGGTCACGAGGCCACCGGTAATGGTACAGGCCCCGAAGAAAAAATGAGCTGTGATGTTGTTGTCGTAGGTGCAGGGGGTGCCGGGTTGGCTGCTGCCAATGCGGCGATAGAGGCAGGGTATGATGTTGTTCTCCTTGAGAAATTGTCATACACCGGCGGCGGATTCACCTATGTGGAAGGTGTATTCGGTGTGAACAGTCCGATTCAGAAAAAGGCCGGTGTGGATCTTTCGGTGGAAACGCTGTTCAAGGAGTCGATGGATTTTCACCACTGGCTGCCCAATGCCTCCCTTTTGAAGGCTTTTTACAATAATGCCGGTGATTCGATCACATGGCTGATGGACAGAGGAGTGAAATTCCGGGGTGTCATTACGGCGAACCCGCCGGACGGCAATATCGCATGGCACCTTTTCGATGGGGGAAAGGCCGGTCGTCTGGCGGTGAAAAATCTTACTGAGCGAATCGAGAAAAGTCCCAACGGTACAATCCTCTATGAGACCCCCGGAAAGGCCCTCATTATCAGGGATGGTAAGGTTTGCGGTGTATCTGCGGTGAAAAAGGATGGGGGAAGGCTATCTGTCGAGGCCCGGGCGGTCATTTTGGCGACCGGCGGCTTTTCGAGCAATCAGGCCCTCAAGGAGCAGTACCTGCGATACCCAGGTTATCTGAATGTAGGGGCCGGAGGACGGGAAGGCGATGGACTCAAGATGCTTTCCCAGGTTCATGCCGATCTTGTCGGCATGAGTGCGGTACTTGGGGCCGGTCTTGTCATGCCGATTCCGATAAGCCAGCAGATGGGCCCGGATACTAGATACCCCGATATCTTAGGGGCAGTCTACAACGAGGGGCTATTGACGCTCTCCCGCCAGGGCAGGCGCTTTATGAACGAGAGGCTTCCCATCGAATACCGTTCCAATGCAACGGAGCAGGTAGGAGGAACTGCCTTCGTCGTGTTTGATCAGAAAACCGTGGACGAGTTTATTGAACAGGGCCAGCGTTTCGGCTTCGGCATACCGAGAAAACTGCCCAAGTTGCAGGAGGGGATCGATAAGGCTCTTGCCGAGAAAAACGACTGGATGTTTTCTGCCGACAGCCTCGAAGGACTTTCGAAACAGACCGGTATGCCGCTTGAAAACCTGAAAAAGAGTGTGGCCGACATGAATGGCTATGCGGCCCAGGGGCAGGATCCAGAGTTTTACATGGAGAAAAAGGCTCTTTTTTCTATCAAAGAGGCTCCCTATTATGCGGTCAGGGTTGTTCTTGGAATGTATGCAACCGTTGGCGGTTCGAAAGTCACAGAAGGGCTGCAGGTGATCGATACCGACGGAAATGTCGTTCCTGGTCTTTATGCCATAGGACTTGATGCTGGCGGATTGTATGGTGATACCTACGATATGCGTATAGCAAATGGGGCCGCAAGCGGTTTTTCCGTTACCAGTGCTCGCCTTGCGGTTCGGGATATCCAGCGCTGGTTGAAGAAATAA
- a CDS encoding helix-turn-helix domain-containing protein, with the protein MADKLHIGDISNLIGTPASTLRFYETHEIVKPIKDSENNYRVYTPEESCRLLIARLLRSFELPLETVTPMVSHNDSAANLDLLAGQSNDLQKEIGRLSMLKKEIDSYRSELLRARRLLEGVEIGMRPGLYRVANIVGGELAIRQDVTRVVRRWMRYLPQIHYSLLLKTVETAPGEGAKGDWGFSITQELGESLGEKSNPPVMFFPPCECLFTALMKSSAEKVMEWELEVLRRRVSSNHVFASGPILGRFLSLDYQSEEPRYLYLFSVPIKK; encoded by the coding sequence ATGGCTGATAAGTTGCATATAGGTGACATATCCAATTTGATCGGTACCCCTGCCTCCACCTTGCGATTCTATGAAACCCACGAGATAGTCAAACCCATTAAAGATAGTGAAAATAACTATCGGGTCTATACCCCGGAGGAATCTTGCCGATTATTGATTGCCCGACTTTTGAGGAGTTTCGAATTACCGCTTGAAACGGTAACTCCCATGGTTTCTCACAATGATTCGGCAGCGAACCTTGACCTGCTCGCCGGTCAGAGCAATGACTTGCAGAAAGAGATAGGACGCCTCTCTATGCTTAAAAAGGAGATCGACTCCTACCGCTCCGAACTGCTTCGTGCAAGGCGGCTTCTTGAAGGTGTGGAGATAGGGATGCGGCCGGGACTCTACAGGGTTGCCAATATTGTCGGCGGAGAGCTTGCCATTCGGCAGGATGTGACAAGGGTCGTCAGAAGATGGATGCGATATCTGCCCCAGATCCATTATTCTCTCTTGCTGAAAACGGTAGAGACTGCCCCAGGTGAAGGGGCTAAGGGGGATTGGGGATTCTCCATCACACAGGAACTGGGGGAGTCTCTTGGAGAAAAGAGTAATCCACCCGTTATGTTTTTTCCTCCTTGCGAATGTCTCTTTACCGCACTGATGAAAAGCAGCGCGGAAAAGGTCATGGAATGGGAGCTCGAAGTCCTGAGAAGGCGTGTATCTTCCAATCATGTGTTTGCTTCCGGTCCCATCCTCGGCAGATTTCTCTCTCTTGATTATCAGTCCGAAGAACCTCGTTACCTCTATCTCTTTTCAGTTCCCATAAAAAAATAA
- a CDS encoding FAD-dependent oxidoreductase codes for MKTIMHIVGSAFLMSLLLTFAACGNKSTESGVKQSGTAAAVSSAAQIRNGSYEGIGSGRNDFIKVSTTFENGVITGCEVLENKETSWIAAPAINFMPAKIVENNSVNVDTITGCTLACKGIINGVKDCILQAGGDENSFTKDCTKAGTAVSTGDASYDADLVIVGAGGSGLTAAVRAAELGLKVVLIEKKSAVGGGLFGTEAHYSNDSIVEETFNRTDNQSAEEGYVYHMSYNRNRCNGRIVRAFMNNVGKTINWMIQQGNKPIMALDSFRGPGSSTWLMFEGEGPGVALTMQRQCNKLGVTTLLNTTGKSITMKEGKAVGIIAENLAGDTITVHAGTVIIATGGYCDNKEMLERYVSHAMAEASTSGGNRAAGGTGGRMGEGIQMCWAVGAAKQGTGYIAHSLNTVPGCAIDSLVHRASYQPYLWVNATGVRFSDETGGFTKVCSQPDGYYWSLLDQSMVSFMEHHNTIHSTCFTPSTNKPAVGLQDALDLAASKGLICKADSWEALAQQMAVPTDALLATIKEYNGYCEAGVDTMFSKDPSRLIAFGEGPYYACKTVGGMLTTIGGVEVNEKMEVVGTKHAVIPGLYCIGADAGGFYGDDYNFKDTGCASTFSFFSGKTAAESAASYLQKL; via the coding sequence ATGAAAACGATAATGCACATAGTTGGCTCAGCCTTTCTGATGTCCCTATTGCTGACCTTTGCGGCATGCGGCAATAAGAGCACAGAGAGCGGAGTAAAACAATCGGGTACAGCGGCGGCGGTTTCCTCCGCTGCGCAGATAAGGAATGGAAGCTACGAAGGCATCGGTTCAGGGCGAAATGATTTTATCAAGGTAAGCACCACCTTTGAGAATGGTGTCATCACCGGCTGCGAGGTTCTCGAAAACAAAGAGACCTCATGGATTGCTGCTCCTGCTATTAATTTTATGCCCGCCAAGATTGTGGAGAACAACAGCGTGAATGTGGATACCATTACCGGATGTACCCTCGCTTGCAAGGGCATCATCAATGGGGTAAAGGATTGTATCCTCCAGGCTGGAGGGGATGAAAACAGTTTTACAAAGGATTGTACCAAAGCAGGCACTGCCGTATCCACGGGAGACGCGAGCTATGATGCCGACCTTGTCATCGTTGGTGCAGGAGGTTCCGGCCTTACCGCCGCCGTTCGGGCAGCAGAGCTTGGTTTGAAGGTGGTGCTGATAGAGAAAAAGAGTGCCGTAGGCGGAGGTCTTTTTGGAACAGAGGCCCACTATTCCAACGATTCCATTGTGGAAGAAACCTTCAACCGCACCGACAATCAGAGCGCGGAGGAAGGGTATGTCTATCACATGAGCTATAATCGTAATCGTTGTAACGGGCGTATCGTACGAGCCTTCATGAACAATGTGGGCAAGACCATCAATTGGATGATACAACAGGGGAATAAGCCGATCATGGCCTTGGACTCTTTCCGTGGTCCGGGGAGCTCCACATGGCTGATGTTCGAGGGTGAGGGCCCCGGGGTGGCGCTCACCATGCAGCGGCAGTGTAATAAACTTGGCGTCACCACGCTGCTGAATACGACGGGAAAAAGCATCACCATGAAAGAGGGCAAGGCAGTCGGTATTATCGCTGAGAATCTTGCCGGAGATACCATTACGGTGCATGCCGGAACTGTAATCATTGCAACCGGCGGTTATTGTGACAATAAGGAGATGCTGGAACGCTATGTCAGTCATGCCATGGCCGAGGCCTCTACTTCGGGAGGCAATCGGGCGGCAGGCGGTACCGGCGGCCGCATGGGAGAGGGCATCCAGATGTGCTGGGCCGTCGGCGCGGCAAAACAGGGAACAGGCTATATAGCTCATAGCCTCAATACCGTACCCGGCTGTGCCATCGATTCCCTGGTCCATCGTGCATCTTACCAGCCCTATCTTTGGGTAAACGCAACCGGAGTTCGTTTCTCCGATGAGACCGGTGGATTTACCAAGGTATGCAGCCAGCCCGACGGCTATTACTGGAGCCTTTTAGACCAATCCATGGTAAGCTTTATGGAACACCACAATACCATACATAGTACCTGTTTTACCCCTTCCACCAATAAACCTGCTGTCGGCTTGCAGGATGCTTTGGACCTTGCCGCAAGCAAGGGCCTGATCTGTAAAGCCGATAGTTGGGAAGCGTTGGCACAGCAGATGGCTGTTCCCACGGATGCCCTGTTGGCGACAATCAAGGAGTACAACGGCTATTGTGAGGCAGGCGTTGACACCATGTTTTCAAAAGACCCAAGTCGCTTGATCGCATTTGGAGAGGGGCCCTACTATGCCTGCAAAACGGTCGGCGGCATGCTTACCACCATCGGCGGGGTAGAGGTAAATGAAAAGATGGAAGTAGTCGGTACGAAACACGCCGTCATTCCCGGCCTTTATTGTATCGGAGCTGATGCCGGCGGATTCTACGGCGATGACTACAATTTTAAGGATACCGGTTGTGCCAGTACCTTTTCATTCTTTTCCGGAAAAACTGCTGCCGAAAGTGCGGCTTCGTATCTGCAGAAGCTTTAG
- a CDS encoding flavocytochrome c has translation MKGQKMLSLLLVACMALFLIACGQASDEAKTVSSDTMEGRTIRPMKPGVYTETVKGVHDGMVVEVTLSEKRIDKVEILKHSETAGVSDVALEKMPKDIVEQQSIAIDTVSGASYTSNGILNAVKAAIEEAGGNVADFDVRQAAAAAQGESERPALGSPSIPSTWDMSYDIVVVGGGFAGLAATHSAADSGAKTLLIDKMPFVGGNSQINGGVYAAYTSTLASEFQKKLNLPPDTAEKHIEDTIKGGDYMGDIALVKNLVYGSPFYLNLLLDNGLKVRESLTRPGGHYGYRTYTTIHGVGSDIVQVQKKLVAKTDATVMTNTKMVQIYRDTKGEGRVLGIRVETENGFKNVEAKKGVILCTGGFSGNVAMRSEYVPTLTEDLPTTNHVGATGEGIRMAQEVGADILHMCYIQLYPFANPDNGVLDSYAVIPFSGPSAGVVYVDTNGKRYVNEGERRDVCSKAAQDTGSFPTFCIFGEKIAKEGGFISASQLEGGIEAERIFKADSLEELAAIINGHTYKNQNVNMPATNLVQTIKTHNGYVANGNDPDFGKVIDKGIMMKIEYGPYYAIPQWPSVHHTMGGLKISPKTEVQDIWGHVIPGLYAAGECVGGVHGTNRLGSNAVADCVSHGYIAGQYAATGGLPDFVPKQ, from the coding sequence ATGAAAGGCCAAAAAATGCTTTCTCTGCTGCTTGTTGCCTGCATGGCGCTTTTTCTCATCGCCTGCGGCCAAGCTTCCGACGAGGCCAAAACGGTTTCGTCGGATACAATGGAAGGTCGGACGATACGTCCGATGAAACCCGGAGTGTATACGGAAACGGTAAAAGGGGTACACGACGGGATGGTCGTGGAGGTAACGCTTTCGGAGAAGAGGATCGACAAGGTTGAAATCCTCAAGCATTCCGAAACTGCGGGCGTCTCCGATGTTGCTCTCGAAAAGATGCCCAAAGACATCGTCGAGCAACAGAGCATTGCGATAGATACCGTATCAGGAGCTTCCTACACAAGTAATGGTATCCTTAATGCCGTAAAGGCGGCGATAGAAGAAGCGGGGGGAAATGTAGCCGATTTCGATGTCCGCCAGGCTGCCGCTGCGGCGCAAGGTGAGTCGGAACGACCGGCGTTGGGATCGCCTTCGATTCCAAGTACCTGGGACATGAGCTATGATATTGTTGTCGTCGGCGGTGGTTTTGCGGGCCTCGCTGCAACCCACAGCGCTGCTGATAGTGGTGCAAAAACCCTCCTGATCGACAAAATGCCCTTTGTCGGCGGTAACTCTCAGATTAATGGAGGGGTATATGCCGCCTATACCAGTACATTGGCATCCGAGTTTCAGAAGAAGCTGAATCTCCCGCCCGATACCGCTGAAAAGCATATCGAAGACACCATAAAGGGTGGAGATTATATGGGTGATATCGCTCTTGTCAAAAACCTCGTGTACGGATCTCCCTTTTATCTCAATCTGCTTCTTGATAACGGGCTTAAGGTTCGTGAATCTCTCACCAGGCCCGGAGGCCACTATGGCTACCGAACCTATACGACCATACATGGTGTGGGGAGTGATATTGTTCAGGTACAGAAGAAACTCGTTGCAAAAACCGATGCGACCGTCATGACCAACACCAAGATGGTCCAGATTTATCGTGATACAAAAGGTGAGGGAAGGGTTTTGGGCATTCGGGTCGAAACCGAGAACGGATTCAAGAATGTTGAAGCAAAAAAGGGCGTAATTCTCTGTACCGGAGGGTTTTCGGGAAATGTGGCAATGCGTTCCGAATATGTACCAACCCTTACCGAGGATCTGCCGACTACCAACCATGTGGGTGCTACCGGAGAAGGAATCCGAATGGCACAGGAGGTTGGTGCGGATATCCTTCATATGTGCTATATTCAGCTGTACCCCTTTGCTAATCCTGACAACGGGGTGCTTGATAGTTATGCAGTTATCCCCTTCAGCGGCCCCAGTGCCGGTGTCGTATATGTTGATACGAACGGTAAACGCTATGTAAATGAAGGAGAACGGCGCGATGTCTGTTCAAAGGCGGCCCAGGATACCGGAAGTTTTCCGACTTTTTGTATCTTTGGCGAAAAGATCGCCAAGGAGGGGGGCTTTATATCGGCGTCGCAGCTTGAAGGCGGAATTGAGGCCGAAAGAATCTTCAAAGCCGATAGCCTTGAAGAGCTTGCAGCCATCATCAACGGCCATACCTATAAGAACCAAAACGTCAATATGCCGGCGACGAATCTGGTCCAGACCATCAAGACGCATAACGGCTATGTTGCGAACGGCAATGATCCCGATTTCGGCAAGGTCATTGACAAGGGTATCATGATGAAGATCGAATATGGTCCCTATTATGCAATTCCGCAGTGGCCTTCGGTTCACCACACCATGGGTGGTTTGAAGATTTCGCCGAAGACCGAGGTTCAGGACATTTGGGGACACGTGATACCAGGGCTTTACGCTGCCGGAGAATGTGTCGGCGGGGTCCACGGTACGAACCGTCTGGGCTCCAATGCCGTGGCGGATTGTGTCTCTCACGGATATATTGCCGGCCAATATGCCGCAACAGGGGGCCTTCCCGATTTCGTTCCGAAGCAGTAA
- a CDS encoding nucleoside hydrolase — protein MTRDKIRPIIIDTDPGHDDAIAIMTLMAHPELVKILGFTTVAGNQSLERVTKNMLMIAELTKSRVPVVMGASKPLERELETGEHAHGSSGMDGHDLPSPARLPLKVDYLSFLRETIISSFEKVSIVALGPLTNIAGLLTRYPELGERIEEISMMGGGLSNGNITPAAEFNFYVDPEAAALVFASGVPITMSGLDVTEKAMIYPRQWEALHHGGAASRFFAQLLDFYNIASRKFGFEGSALHDLCAALWILKPDLFESAYYHVAIETRGELTRGMSLADRRRVPSLPPNARVLLDIDREGLVSYLLESLKRLDDMIAEKS, from the coding sequence ATGACGAGGGATAAGATACGTCCTATTATCATCGATACCGATCCCGGCCATGACGATGCGATTGCCATCATGACCTTGATGGCCCACCCTGAACTGGTAAAGATCCTTGGGTTCACCACCGTTGCCGGGAATCAGAGCCTGGAACGGGTCACGAAAAACATGCTCATGATTGCCGAACTGACGAAGAGCCGGGTGCCGGTCGTCATGGGCGCCTCAAAACCCCTGGAACGGGAGCTTGAGACGGGCGAGCACGCCCACGGCAGTTCGGGAATGGATGGCCACGATCTGCCTTCTCCAGCCCGCTTGCCTCTTAAGGTGGATTACCTTTCTTTCCTGCGTGAGACCATTATTTCTTCTTTCGAAAAGGTTTCCATCGTTGCCCTGGGGCCCCTGACCAATATTGCCGGACTTCTTACCCGCTACCCAGAGCTTGGCGAACGGATCGAAGAGATATCCATGATGGGGGGGGGGCTTTCCAACGGGAATATCACCCCTGCGGCCGAATTCAACTTCTATGTCGATCCCGAAGCGGCGGCCCTTGTCTTTGCATCGGGGGTTCCCATTACCATGAGCGGTCTCGATGTGACCGAAAAGGCGATGATCTATCCCCGACAGTGGGAAGCGCTTCACCACGGGGGAGCTGCTTCCCGGTTTTTTGCACAGCTGCTTGATTTTTACAACATCGCTTCCAGAAAATTCGGCTTCGAGGGTAGTGCCCTACACGACCTTTGCGCCGCCCTCTGGATCCTGAAGCCCGATTTGTTTGAATCCGCATACTACCACGTTGCCATAGAAACAAGAGGAGAGCTTACCCGCGGCATGAGCCTTGCCGATCGCAGGAGGGTTCCATCCCTGCCTCCGAATGCGCGGGTTCTTCTGGACATCGACCGAGAAGGGCTTGTTTCATACCTTCTGGAGAGTCTGAAGCGACTTGACGACATGATAGCAGAGAAATCATAA
- a CDS encoding DmpA family aminopeptidase, translating to MLARGWGICPGRLQPGPLNSIADVGGIGIGHVTYCKGDIQTGVTALLPYRGNIFRQKVPAACHVINGFGKSAGLIQLTELGSIETPIILTSTLNVGTAFQGLVEHALRENPEIGRSTGTVNPLVLECNDGFLNDIRRPVLQKADIFRAVEAAAAGGTCAEGAVGAGRGMSCYELKGGIGSASRTFTIDGRTINLGALVLTNYGRLPDLRIGGDPVGKRLAALLSDKQGTTEQREQGSVIVLLATDAPLDSRQLLRLARRGEAGLARCGSFIAGGSGEIVVAFSTAYTIPHIPESAYIDCRFLHDDYLDTPFLAAVEAIEEAVLNSMIASETVTGRGGNTRHSLSEYLAGLGYSHSE from the coding sequence ATGCTTGCCAGAGGCTGGGGAATATGTCCCGGTAGGTTACAGCCCGGGCCGTTGAACTCGATTGCTGATGTCGGCGGGATCGGGATCGGACACGTTACCTACTGCAAAGGGGATATTCAGACGGGGGTTACGGCACTTCTTCCCTATCGCGGGAATATCTTCCGCCAGAAGGTTCCCGCCGCTTGCCATGTCATAAACGGTTTCGGGAAAAGTGCGGGGCTTATCCAGCTTACCGAGCTCGGCAGTATCGAGACCCCGATCATCCTTACCAGTACGCTGAATGTCGGGACCGCTTTTCAGGGATTGGTGGAACATGCCCTTCGGGAAAACCCCGAAATCGGCAGGAGTACCGGCACCGTCAATCCCCTGGTCCTCGAATGCAACGATGGTTTTCTCAACGACATTCGCCGTCCCGTTTTGCAGAAGGCGGATATTTTTCGAGCCGTTGAAGCCGCCGCTGCGGGTGGCACATGTGCGGAAGGGGCTGTCGGTGCCGGTCGGGGGATGAGTTGTTACGAGCTAAAAGGGGGGATCGGCTCCGCCTCCAGAACCTTTACCATCGATGGCAGGACCATCAATCTTGGAGCCCTTGTCCTGACCAACTATGGGCGCCTGCCTGATTTGCGGATTGGCGGAGATCCTGTCGGCAAGCGGCTGGCTGCCTTGCTTTCCGACAAGCAAGGGACCACGGAGCAGCGGGAACAGGGTTCGGTCATTGTCCTGCTTGCAACCGATGCCCCTCTGGACAGTCGTCAGTTGCTTAGGCTGGCGCGGCGAGGGGAGGCGGGCCTGGCCCGCTGCGGTTCCTTTATCGCCGGGGGAAGTGGGGAGATTGTCGTTGCCTTTTCCACCGCCTATACCATTCCTCATATTCCGGAAAGCGCTTACATCGATTGTCGTTTCCTGCATGACGACTATCTGGACACCCCATTCCTTGCCGCTGTAGAAGCGATCGAGGAGGCGGTCCTCAATTCCATGATTGCCTCCGAAACGGTCACGGGCCGGGGCGGCAATACCCGGCATTCGCTGTCGGAGTATCTGGCGGGTCTTGGGTACTCCCATTCGGAGTGA